CATTTCCCGCATCCACCCTTCCTGCCCTCAAAGCTTCTAgttcctctctttctccctccatccTGCCCTAACTGCCTGCCAGACCCCAGGAGAAAAGAGCTTTAtcccccacctcctgctcctgTTATAAATAGCTCAGCTATGGCTGCTCTTCATCTGGCGGGTTTATGGGAACAAGATGATGCCAAGACCATTTACGGTGGAGCCAGTGAAGGATTAGGAAGGGTGAAGGGGCAGCCCCCTCAGGGAGGGCCTCAGCGCCAGCTGCAAGTGAGCCAGAGCACCACTGGCCCCCGGGAGCCAGCCTCAGACTCCAGATCCTGAGCCCCTTCTCCCTTTCACACACTAAGTGTGGCAGATTATTGGACCCAACTGTTCCTTCCCCAACCTGTAAAAGAACAAAACATTGCTGGCTGCCAAAACATGACTTGCACTATTTCCTCTGAGACCACGTTCCCTCACCCCCACTCACCACTGACACAGGGCTTGGCATGGGATTTGCTTTGGTCAGTGGCTATATATGCCAGGGTGTTTCCACCGgctttttcccttccctctgtAAGAATGGCATGTTCCAGGCAGGGGCTGCCCTTCAGCTGAGAGGCCACACAGCAGCCAGTGCTGGCAACCAGGGGCGTGCAGTGCGGACGAAAAGAAAACACAGTTGTCGTCAACCTCTGAGACCTGGGAGCTGTTCCTGCAGTACAATCCGGCAAAGGCTCATGTGCTGGGGTCACAGACTCAATGCTTGGGGGCAAGCAAAGAAAATGAGTGCAGCAGAGAGTGTGTTAAGACCACGGGGACGGCAGGGCTGTGGATGATGAGAGAGAAGCAGCCGACGGCTAGGCTCCAGTATTAAACTTtgttatcagttaaaataaaaagcactgtTGCTTTGGTTAAACATCAGAGGCAAAGATTTTAATAACACAGCTGACTGATATTTACCACTTGAAAGCTTAGACTATTAACAAACatgaagttaaaaacaaaaaatgacccAACCTCAATGTTTCTCATAGTCATTTAACTCTTCAGAGATTAAAGCACCAATCTGTAGTTGTAAAACTTGGCAATTATTcacatttcatttctattttttgtctTATCTAAAAGTGaagggaatttattttttattttaaaagttctttttgaAAGTTCTTTGAGTTAGCTTCCCAAACTCCCATATAAATCTATGCAAATTCAATCAGATCTCATCAGACCACAAAAATAACCACCACCTGTCATAACGAGTGACTCCCAAATGAATGGGAATCAATAAGGGCACAGACTGAGTCCAcagaatatttcatttaattgattttattgtCACTGGATCAGATCTGAGATGAGGGAAATGGAAATAGCCTGGTTTATAAAGATCACACATTAGGATTTTCCTAGAGGAGAATTATAAATATGAGTATTATAAGAGCTGACTATGTAACTTCATCTTTTCTGCCAATGGATTTCATCTTCTCCCATCATGTAATCGAGAACAAAGAAATCACTCATCCCATATCAAGCATAACAGGAAAGAACAGGGGCCAAGGAGGGCCCCTCCTTGACCGACCAGTAGGTCAAAGATGACCTACATCACCACGCCTATGAAGAAATGTGCTTCTCCATGACGTGGAAATCAGATCTGATTTTAGAACACATGGGAGGGCTTCCCTCTGGATGTGAAACTAGTAACAATAGCAGCAgtgttttgttctttcttcctctttatccGCAAACTGATTGTTAATGAGAAAAACAGGAGGCAGTTAACAATGAAACTCAAATCTTTAGTCTTCTCCTTCCAACTCAAGTGCCGAAATAGGACACTCCTTTCATAATATCCTGgccatcaggtttttttttcttttcttttttgccttcgGAGTTCTTTCCAAAAGTAAACATGCTGCCTTGGCATTCTTATTACTCCTAATTTCCAGGTAGAAAAATGAGACAGATGAAGTGACATCTAAAAACACTggggattatatttttaaacacaagacAATAATTTAGATCTTTTTGCTCTAATTCTTCTCTATATTACCATGATGAAATATTTATCAAAGTCCAAATTACTGGTACGCAATAATGACCAACACCTTCACATTAAGGgaggtatcaaaaaaaaaaactcatcaacgaagtaactggaaaaaagtttaaatataaaatgtgacTTTCACTATTCTGTTTATACAGTACTGAAACAACCATAACATTCAAACACCCAGAAAGTGCAAAACTCGAAGTAATATTAACTAATAACTGACAACTCTGAGATACTGCAACATCTTGAAGTactttctgaccaaaaacagatGAAATTTTGTTCGGTATGACTTTATAGTGTTTTACACAGaactatgtattttaaaaaactggtcATCCATGTAACATATACACAAAACCCTGAAATGACTGGACTATTCAAGGACTAGTATTCCACACTGCTTTGTTGTTACGGAAGAATGAGCTTAAAATTTAATGAAACACTTTTAACAAGTTCTAGTCTATAGAACGACATGTTCAAATTGTTGGTCTTATTACTTTTATTAACAAAAACCTCCCATTCCTTTATAAGATGTTTAATTCCTCCGAATATCATCTTTAAAAGGCCTGACTTGATTGTTGCCAAAATAAACTGCAGGTCAAGTGCAACCCTCCAGGCTATGGGTCCTTCACGAGCTTCAGCTCTGTATGAGCCACAcggtgaccttcccatgagtttTCCACTGGAGATTTCACAGTACTAACTTTAACACTTTCCACAAAGTAACCTGCCCTTCTCTTGGCTTTGGGTAGAATGTCATATTAATAATGGCATGTGGTGTTCCTTAACATAACCTGCCAAAATGTGATAATTTCCTTGGAAGAAAAGCCATGGGCTGCAATCACACGCCTGAGCTGACAGACATCCAGATGGATCCTGTACAAAAAGAAAAGGTTTGTGTCTTCTGGGATGTGAATGTCCACTTTTAACAAATTCAAACAAATCCCAACATACACATCTTCAAACTTGATGGGTTTCACGTGACTCATCATTTCGTAGATTCTTGGCACCAAATCTCTGGACATTATATAACCCAACCCACTGCAGTAGGGAGGAAACACCTTGAAGGGATACTCTTGGTATGAAATATGGTTTTTTTGGTAAAATCCTCTAAAGGAATAATTATCAATTAGAGGATAACCTGTGAAAAACTTCTCTGAGTGGTTTAAATTCAAAAGATACTTCACTAAATTGCCAGTATTGATAAAAACATCAGTGTCTGTCTTCATGATGTACTTGGCATTGGGGCAAAACTCAGTGACCCACCTGAATGCCATAATCGTTTTCAAGGTCAAGTTATTGTAGGTGTCTAAAAAATCTTGTCGTATTATGTCACCATAAAGGAGGTGTTCATCCTCTAAGGACAATGCTAACATTTTGTCCTCCCTTTCAGCCTGTTGGCCTAGTAAGAAAAATGTAAGAACCTCATATCCCCACCAAGACTTCTTTTCTCCCCAAGTAACTCTAATGGCCTGTCTGGCTTTCACGTCTGAGGGGTGCGAGGTCACCAAGATGACAAGAAACGGGTTCTGATGAGAGCAGTTGGAATGCTCTCGAAGCGTGAAGCGGAAGTCTTGTCTGTAAATGGGCTCGTACTCGTAGAAGTACATCCAGTTCACACGCTCCACCACGTTGTAGTGGGGCAGGCTGAGGTACCACATGACCAGGAAGCTCAGGAGCGACAGCAGCAGGAGGCTCCATTTGAGGGACCTCAGCGACATCCTCCCAGGAAGGGCggccagcagggccagggccatCCACAGCGGCTCGGCGGCACGCGGGCTCGGGTTCTGGAAGATTTACCAAGGATCTGCTCAGTAGTCCACCACCCCAAACACACCTTCAGGTGTCACCTGATTACCTACTTGAGGAGAAAGAGTTGGGAGAACACAAGCTCCAAGGCAGAACCAAAAATCCTGACCTGAATCTACTTAACTTCATTTAACTGTAAGCAAATGGCTACCAACAGCCAAAAGTGTATTTTAGCTTTTATATGTTTTTAGGTTAAAAACATATCCTTGATTATTtgggaaaaattaatatttcttGTCTGACGTGAATAACTGttgaaataattatttacttctttttcataATGGTAAAGAACAGAGgcagtgttttggtttttgtttttttgtagatCTGTATTTTAACCCCCCATTACtcatctctttctgtctctctggataTCCAGGACAAAATCATTAATGCAAGGAGATATTACCAACAACATGTCCAAATAAACCCAGGATCTTTCTCAGCTGTGTGATCTGATATGGATTCTAGCAAATCTGgagtaaaaaaaaacccaatagctACAATTATTCATGGTGACTTGCTGATATGGGATGAGATAAACTCTTCTCCTGAAAGGCGCAAGTCCTCTAGACACAAATAGGATTAACCATCTCTGTAGTTTTTAAATGCACAAGACTATTAAATAGCTTTTACTTGCCCCAAACACCACCCCAGCCTCCTTTCTACCTCACTGGCTGAGTTCAGTGCTCCGTCTGGACAGCAAGTACTTAAATTCAAGACCTGTCTCTGTAGTATGAGTTTTCATGTGTTCCCCATCCTAACCTGTTCAGAAATCCTGCACCATTTAAGAAGCTTGGGCTGGAACCTCCTAGAACACTTGCTTTTACACGGAACTTCAAGCTGAGATAGAAAACAGAGCTAGGAGACACAGCACAGTCAGACTGGAGTGATGGCCACAGCCTCAGCTCTCCTTCAGACTCCAAGGAAGAGGTTGGTTTACAATTCTGGATGCCACAGGGCTTTCCCGGTGCCATGATCATGGTCCTCAGTCTAAAGACATTCATGTACTAAGTCCTAGACCTTCTACACCCACAGATTGCGCCAGGCACTAAGGAGGCCAAAGGCagaaggaaatgggaggagaaCAAATCCCAAGTCAGCACGTAAACACAGCCCAGCGGTGTAGTACAGACTGCCCACGTCACATGCCAAAGGACTTCAGGATGAGGGACAGGTCAACCACACGGGGGCAGGCTGAGGAGGCTTCTGACCTTTCACCCACAGTCACCTAGGGGAAGGGTCCTAGGAACCCAGAATTTGCTATGGAGGCTGTACATTAATGATATTTTATGGAAAGGCTGGTCTACCAAGGGTTCTACCTTGGTCAGTCTGAGGTCTTTGGACACAGTTCTTCCTcttaatacatatataaatggcaGGATCTTGAGACTCCTTGTCCTCTCTATCTCGCTGTATCTTATCTGCCCTGATTATTTCTGGCTACAATAATCTTCCCTATCGCTAATGCTTCTTATATTTTAAGCCCCAcaataaatggaatgttttggCGAAGTCTCCAGTTTGGTTTCATGTATGTATGTCTTGCCTCTCCACTTACAGTTTATGACCTCACTGACAAAGAACATTTTTCTTGCATGCTGAACATTGTCAGCATGCAAGACAGGGAGAGACCTACAGCGGGAGGGCAATGAACACTGACTTGCTTGATATACTATttctatttgtataaagataaaaTGTAGATGTACCCAtcccacccccatcctcccctctccctcttacTAGCTTTACACAGGCAGCTCCTAGAAAAACCTCAAACAGAACAGACCTAGAATTATGGCGGAGTTAATATCTTCCTACACTTTCTCCTCACCTGGCTACTAGACACTCCAGAAGCCTAGGGGGCTCCATTTAATCTCAGCCATTGATGACCTGTACATTTATTACAACAGTTATCACACAGTGGTTTTATATCTCACTCTAACAAATCCACACACTGTAACAAATTTTGGACAAATGAAAGAGAAGTGTCCTGAGTAAGGGTGTAATTTCCAACTGCACACAGGTGTGGAGGCCCTGCTACTCCTCAACAACGGGAGGAACTCAAAGCAGCAAGTCTTACTATAAACATTCGCTTATATGCATTCAACAAGCCGTCGTTTCTAAATGTGAAAACTGACTGTGGCTGTGATGTGTATTGCTCACTAGCCCACAAAGGAAATAAAGCAGCGGCAAAAAGAGGAAGAACTGTCTATTCCAGAAGGGGGGAAGGTCTTTCAAGGACTGGCTGGAACAGACTTCAGGTTACCCACAACAGACGCAGCTCCAAAGGCAGAGACCAGAGTCCACACCCAACTCTGTCCTTTACCAATCAGGGCAAGGGCAGGTTTATCTCTGggagtctcagtttccacatctctaCGCTGAAGATGCTAACCCGGTGTGGATTAGTGACCGCTTGTGCAGAGCATCTGGCTGGTGTCAGGGACGTCACACACAGGATGTCGTCACCAGCTTGCTCCACCCTTGGCAGCTATTCTATCCTGTTGACATTCACTAAGTTGATTTCTATTGCCAAAAGGGATTGTCCTAAAGAAAGAATCTTGATGAATTCTTACTATTTGTAAAGTGTTTCAAAGCCATAAATGGATTTCTATTTCTTACCTTCTTGATTTACTTCTTCTGAGTGAAAAGTCTTTCACCTTCACCAACTGAGCATTCAGCAGTGAGTAGCAGTCAAAAAATAATGCTTGAAATTTCTGTAAGATAGATAAGAAACTGAACAGCATTTACTTGTGGGCCAAGGGATTAGAAGTCAAAAGGAAAGGGAACCCCTGCCTCCCCCAACTCCAATTCCTTTCTGAACTAAAACATAGgttgaaataaaaagttaaaaaaaaaaacacaaaacccacCAGTCCACAGAATTCAGAAAGTTCGTGAGTTCATCATGGAAGAAGAGCATCTAAGTTCTCATGTCAGCTGATGTCTCAGTTCCACTTTCTACCacagttccactttcctagataAAGAACTTGGGGGTCACTAAAAGACGTGAAACACAAAACTTCTAAGAGACATTCTGCTGGCATCCTGTCCAATTCTCTGCACCACACACATTCATGGAAGGCAAACCTGACGTGAGACTGTGAACTACCACTTCCCAACCCACTCCTTCCCCTCTAAACCTCCACCTCTACTCATAAATACCCAAGACACGTTCGTAAACTGAAAGACAGTGAGGCACATCTCACTTCCTGCCATGATTCAGCATTCTCATACCTTGGTTTTCGCTAGTcaagtttaaaaatcaaaagaggaTGTGAAAAAGAGGAAGCACTGATGTGTAATCACTCCTTACGGCAAAAAACACTCCAAAAGGATTAGAgtcaaatgggagaaaaatgaaTCTGTAGAAGCactattcctttgataactatgtaagtttaaaaagctaaagctctaatctgttcttagaaacaatgatcagtacatatatgtaaactaaaaaaattgcagtatattgtatatatgtatttacatgcaatataatgtgtatgtgtagtcaaactgtaataattctatgtaataaaattgaaagagaaaaaaaaagagaaaatataaatgaacattTCAATGATTTTGAAGTGGGGAAGAACTTTGAATTATTCCATGTAGGGGGAAAACACAGAACACATAAAGGAaatttgattaaataaaaatttcaaaaagttcTTGAACAAGGTTGAaatgcaaaaaaaccaaaaaacaacaacacaataaaaagcacaaacaaggttgaaagataaaaaaagaaacaggggaAAAATACCCAAGAGATTTATGATAAAGAATTTATACGCCAAATAAAAAAAGTTCATAGAGTAGTAAGAAACAGATGAACACAAGAGAATAAATGGCCCAAAGGGAAATTCCCAAAAGTACTGCAAATGGTCAATAAAATAAGGAAAGATATTCAAACACACAAGTAAGCAGAGATATTAACAAAAATCCCAAActaaaaaatcaaagaagaaaagtgatAGTGCTCAGTTTGTGTGAGGAAAAGAAGCATTCTTGTGTACTTTCTGGAGAGAAATGTTAAACATTTATCAAAAATTTGAATGTGCACACTCTTTGACCAATACCATTGCCAGCAATTTCTCTTAAATAATTGGGCAACTGtgcataatttataatataaaaattattttaaagtctccCAATAGGGAATTGGTTAAACAAAATGATGACACATCTGTACAACAgcatatatttattcattatatGCAATGATGCTTATCTATATTCCGTTGATATATTACTAAACGAAAGATGCGGCTGCAAAACTACAAGTGTAGTACGATTCCTTCTGAAAGATGAGAAGACTCCATCGGTCCATACagtcacacacacagagcaagatGTCTGGCAGGGTGTGTCCCAACATGTCAATGGTTTCTACTCTGTGGGATTTCTGGAtgatttctgtctttctttctttttcctttttgtaacatGTGTATTTTCCACACTATTTGTGTACTTTCTttgtaaatagattttttaaaaaagccaaaaaactgGATTTCATGCTTGCATGTCTCTAAATTCCACTGAACGGTAGTAACTGCAAGCTAGCAGTTAGGACCCTGAGCTGCATCTTATCCCAACTCTTCTCCCACGGTGTGAGCATGTACAATTCATGACATTTCTAGTAGGTATTATTCTCCATTATTTCAGTAAGTCTTATGCCAATACAGTAACAAacgattttaaaaatccattcaaaGCACAGTAATTCTAATATAAACCTAACAGGTTTAAATTATCTAATAATAATAGcattacacacatatacatgaaaCAGTTTATAAAGtgtttcaacaaatattaatagcTCCCCCCAATAACCCTATGTTGGGCCAACTGGTTTTACTGTACATATTTCACAAGTGAATTTCAGAGAGTTCAAatgaaatgaaggtgaaataaagactcTTTCAAATAGAATAGGACTTACAAACTAACAAACTCTAGCTAAAAAAAGTACCAAAGGAATGTATTTTAGTaaggagaaaaatgaactcaggaggaaggaatgaaatgcaagaaaaaaaagtaaataaagagattattaaaagataatgaaaattagtaaatatagatgctaaaaaagagagagaacgagcacaaaaacagtatttttttgtgtcattaaaaaagcaaaactaaaatactatataaaaataacatgattgctgtaaaaagattttcaaagaaaaattaaaatatgttaacATTCCTATTTAGTTCAGGAggaacaaggaaagactgagaaactttTCTGCAAAAAATTCATTTAAGAATGCATATTAACCTTTAAAGTGACCACTGAGAGAATACATATGAAACATATACATTCCACagattgagaaataaaagaaagaaaggaagctaTCAATTCAAcagaggggaggagaagagacaaaaagcaaagaaaatgcatggcaaatggaaaacacaaaagaagATGGCAAAAGTGAATTTAAATGTATCATCAGAGCAAATACGAAAGTAAACTCACCTACTGAAAAACAGCTCAGATTGGCTCAAAATTCTGCCTTATACTGCTTATAAGATACATGcctaaaacaaaacacagaagttTAAAGAttaggacatttttaaaaatcaggaaaatgcCAATCAGAAGTCCATTGTAGTTACTTATTAATGtcacatattttaaatgaacaGCACTTAAAAGGAACAAGGAGATTGTGTTACTAATAAAGAACCATCCAACAAGATTATTTAACAATCATGAAACtatttaacataaaaatatagtctcaaaatatataaagcaaatgctGAAAAATATGAGTACAAATGGAAGAATCTATCATACTAATGGATTTTTAACAATTCTCTCTAAATAACTAACACATCAAGCAACAAAAACAGAGATATGAgtgtttcaaataattttattaataattgtaATTTAGCACCTTTCACCCAAttgaaaagaataggaatattcaTTTCAAGACTATatgaaaaatttatttaaattgatcACATTAAGTTACACAAGCCATCTCTTTTTCAAAACTCAATTTAACACAGGCCTCATCATCTGACTACAATATAATTTTAACTTAACTACAAAAACATAACCTgaaaaacacataaacaaaaaagCCTATCTGGAAACTCAAAACCCTTACACACCAAACCCGTATTAACGAGAATACCGTACTGGTAATTATAAAACACCTGCAACCGAATACAGCAACGTATTACATTTCAGTGAGGCAGCTAGTACCCAACCTCTTACATGAAAACTACTGCAGGAGAAGacaagttgttttattttgtttgtttgtttgtttgtttgtttgccttaaAGAATGATCTGCAGTTCAGGGGAGCCAAATAGCTCCAAGTGAAGAGGAAAAGCTCTTCTTTatagaaaaatgttaattataaatGTAGATAGAATGACAGAATGAGAAAACCATCATTTTGCAAACTCTCATGAAATCATCAATTCAGGCAATGACTATCAATCAGTGTTTTAACCAGCAAGCAAAAGACTGACAGAGAATCAGACATCTGTATAGTACCAAAGTAACACCACAAAGATTACTTTTTACTTGTaaggactgaaaaaaaataaatgaaatttacaCCGGAGGAATCAGAGTGCTATCACTCTCACCCAGTCATCAATCTCAGTATTATAAATAATGGAACAAAAACGTGTCTCCTAATGAGATACAATGTGAAGTGCGCATCTTGGCCAAAATGTTTAACTGGAATCTAATCATGTTTTACATGACACATAGAGAACAGAAGAACAAGCTAAGGAACTCCACAGGGAAACACTCAAACCCAAGAGGTGGGGTGTTCTGTGGGACAACCATCATGGTGTCTGCAACTAGTCAACCCCATGAAACACGGGTGGttctagattaaaagagattAAGGGACACACACAACTGCAGCGTAGGATCCCAAACTGAATCCTGGAGAAAACTAAAGACAATCTAGACATTAGGACATGTGAAAGGATTATTCATTTTGTTACGTGTGATAACATTAACTGAAAATATTCCTGGGTAAATCAGTGTGGaatatccatgcaatggaatgctacttatctataaaaagaaacaaagtgcTGATACAGGTTATAACAAATATCATttaagaattcagaacatggatgaacctaaaaAACATGCTAACCAAAAGGAGCccaacacaaaagaccacatattgtatgaaaTGTTGAGGAAAGGCAAATCTATAGGCAGTAGGTTGATTACCTACCTGCAGCTGGGATCAGTGACTGCAAATTGACAGAAAGgatctttttggggtgatggaaatattttaaaatctgactgTGGTAATGGTTGTAGATCTCTGtaaatttagtaaaaaaaaaatcactgaattgtacaattaaaataattttatactaTGTAggtcatacctcaataaagctggtaaaagttttgtaatttttaaaaaacgttcTTATTTTTAAGAGTCAtacactgatatatatatataggagtaGTATGTCAAGATATCTgtgtttactttaaaatttttcagtaataaaaacTAAAGAgagttaagaaaagaaaagaacgcCCTCTCTCGTACATTTCTGGTGGAGTAAAAAATGGCAACACCTTGAGGAGGGCTATCTGGAAAAACAGTACTTATACAAATTACAaatacatttattcttttatcaGTAATTTTGTTCCTGAAATTTATTTCAGACATAGCTGAGTATGTCCAGAATGATATCTGTATATAAGGTTATTGGCTGCAAATTGTTTCTATTAgcaaataattagaaataaaccAAGGGATCACAATGAGGGATTCCTCAGATAAATCAAGATACCACCACCCCATGGAAAAGTACacagctattaaaaaaataataaggatgTTTTCTAAGTACTGACATGGAAATACTTCTAGAAAATATCAAGTGAAGATATAAGATACTGAACAATGTTTATAATATGTTAACTCTTATcttagaagggaaaaagaaatggagCCAGTATTTTACGTGCATAAGAAAAACAATGGAAAGGCACACACGCCGTGGACAGAGAGGAATGGGGTGGACAAGAAAAAAGGTGAGAGCATTCCTGTTTATATCACTTTGTTATACTATTTAATATTACTTTGTTATATTATTTTGTTatgtatgtaatatttttatattattttgattCTTAAGGTACTTGAATacaattaaaagttaaaataatgaaaataaaaattttctcttcctatttaaaaaaagtgCTACTTATAAAAATGCACTAGATATAAATAAAACAATCTTTACAGAAaatcaaattaattaaaaagtagaattactttatatattttttggatccatgtggttttttttttaactggcatATAATTTATATGcagtaaaattcatcctttttacTGTACTGTTCTGTAAGTTTGGACACTCATGTAACCACCAGCACAATCAAGATACGATACAGCTCCAACACAACAAAAATTCTACTAGTGTCCGTTTGTAATCAATCCTCCCTCCaacccccaggcaaccactgatgttTTTCATCCCTGTAGTCTTGTCTTTACCAGAAGGTCACATAAATGGAATGATATGGCATGCAGACTTTTTAGTCTGTCTTTTTTCATCAGCgtaacaatatattttttaaaaagactgaaaataaatgacCTGAAtacaagaagtaaaaaaaaaaaattttaatgttattactaagaaaatgaaaggaataaaaataaaacaaaataatgaaacaCAAAAAGCCAATAAAgatgattattaaaaaaacaaacattaggaatagaagggaagttCCTTAACCTGTTGAAGAAACCAAACTTAATGATGAAACTTTAGAAACATTTCCAACGAAGCCAGGAAAGACAAGGATGTATGCTATCAGCTCTACTATTTAGTGCTGTTCTAGAGAGCCTTACCACCCACTGAACTAGAGGAGGAAATAATGTAAAAATTgtaaaggaagagggaaaaactGCCATTATTTTCATACTATATAATCATCTACACAGAAAACTCAAGGGGAAAAAGACAACATGTAAGAAATAATAGGTTTACCAAGAAGCTGAATATGAGCTCACCTACAAAtcagaaaccttaaaaaaaaaatctaataggaAAAACACAATAGCAACAAAAACTACAGTGTCAGATAAAGCTAACAAAAGATGTACATGACCctgatgtagaaaaataaaaaacttctcTGAAGAATGTAAAAAAAGTGGTAATGTGTTTGGGGATGAGAAAATTCCAATGTAAGATTCCACTTCCCCACATTAATCAATAAATTCACAGGATTATGAAAGGAACTTAATGATCTAGGAATATCCAACATgattttgaaaacaaagaatGAAGCTGGGGTTGGGTTGGGGTGAGCTGGGTGTTATCAAAGCATTTCAGAGCTACACTAATTAAAACAGCATAATGGAACACCAGATTCAACAGCTGGATAGCACGACCAGAAGCAGACTCAGTGGTCCACAGGGACTTGAAAAATGGCCAAAGTGGCTCCACAAACCAATGGGGAAAAGATTCAATAAACTGTTTCAGAATAAAtgtggaaaaagtaaaattatattcatattcatttccaaaataaaataccaggtagatgaaagaattaaatgtaaaaaaagcaaaactaataccctaggaaaataaagcagatatATTTGTGATCTTTGCGTGGGGAAAGTCTTTGCAAACCAGTCATAAAAAGTATATTCCATGAGGAGAGGAGAAATAGACTGGGTcaaaacaaaatatgaaactACTTCTAGGGCAAGGCACCACAAACGCAGTTAAAAGATGAGTCACAGACTAAGAGAAGTTATTgacaacaaataaaacaaaggacTGGCATACAGAGTCCCTTTTGGATATATGTATTTGT
This portion of the Vicugna pacos chromosome 1, VicPac4, whole genome shotgun sequence genome encodes:
- the B3GALNT1 gene encoding UDP-GalNAc:beta-1,3-N-acetylgalactosaminyltransferase 1 is translated as MALALLAALPGRMSLRSLKWSLLLLSLLSFLVMWYLSLPHYNVVERVNWMYFYEYEPIYRQDFRFTLREHSNCSHQNPFLVILVTSHPSDVKARQAIRVTWGEKKSWWGYEVLTFFLLGQQAEREDKMLALSLEDEHLLYGDIIRQDFLDTYNNLTLKTIMAFRWVTEFCPNAKYIMKTDTDVFINTGNLVKYLLNLNHSEKFFTGYPLIDNYSFRGFYQKNHISYQEYPFKVFPPYCSGLGYIMSRDLVPRIYEMMSHVKPIKFEDVYVGICLNLLKVDIHIPEDTNLFFLYRIHLDVCQLRRVIAAHGFSSKEIITFWQVMLRNTTCHY